A segment of the Syntrophorhabdaceae bacterium genome:
TCATAAAGATCCGCAAGGATGCCCAGCTTCACGTGCTGGAAAATGGATGCGTCCTTAGATATATCCACGGCGATGATCCTTTTTGCCCCCTTGATCCCCATCACATGCTGTGGGGCTCCGGAGATACCAATCGCGATATACAGATCGGAAGACAGCCACTTCCCCGTAGTCCCGATAAGCCTTTGCGGGGGAATCATCCCGGCGAAAACCGCGATCCTCGTGCCTCCTACCACGGCCTTCAAGAGCCGTGCAAGTTTATGAACAGTATCCATGTAATCAGGCTTGACCCCTTTGCCCACGCCTATGACAATCCTGGCTTCTGCGAGGTCCAGCTCCGCGGGATCGACCTCCCATTCCCTGATAAATTCTAATCTCGGGACTGTCATGTTGACATGCTCTGTGATTATTTCCGGCTTAACGGCCTGTTTTGTTCTGACGTCTTCGAGCGCCGAAAGATTTATCGTTGCAAGGCGGGGCGGAGGGGTGTCCCACGCCATGATCACATCAGCCTTGCCGCCACAGATAGGTTTTCGAGCCACGGGTCCATCGGCCTCTATCTCTAAGTCGGTGCAGTTTGTAATCAGACCCCTATGGAGGGAGACGGCAACACGAGCCCCGATTTCAGCCCCCAGCGGCGTATGGGCGAAAAGAAGAAACTCGGGATGTTTCGCGTCCGCATACCTGGCAATGGAATGGGCAATAATCTCAGCGGTAAGCGCCTCCTTAGCTTTGAATAGATAGAGCCTTTTCAATCCGGACATATGCAGAGATTCAACATTTTCCGGGTCGTCAATGCCAAAGAGGATGCCGCATGGGTCCAGACCAAAAGTCCTGGCGGTCCTGCTTGCTTCGGCTGCTGCTTTAAAGGCCGTATCGGCGAGATGCCCTTTTTCCACCTCTAAAAAAGACCAGACTTCTCCTGTCATAAAGATGTTGCTCCAGACCGGTTTTGTAAGGGACCGGCGTATTGTCGCCGATCCCTTATGTTTGCCAAATTAGAGCTCCCTGCCGAGTTTATAGCCATCGTGAGTGGCGTTCATGATCCAGCGGGGGGCCCTTGCATCGCCTATCAGGTGGCATTCAACGCCGCGGTTCTCGAACAACTCCTGCAGCGCGGTATTAGAGTACTTCATCGTAGCAAGAACAATGGTGTTTGCCTTGATATCGAACTCTCTGCCGGAGTGGATGTTGTAGCAGTCAGCCCCGGAGTCAGTGATCTCCTTTACCCAGGAATATGGCATGATCTTTACGCCTAAGAGATCGAGCTGTCCCATGGCAAAGTGTTCATCGAGCCATATATGGAGATTCGGAGAAAGGTGCGACCATCTGGTCAGGACTTCCACGGTCTTTCCCTGTTCCGCCAGCATCTCTGCCAACCCCGGAGTGATCCGGTCTGCGAGTTCATCGACGATAAGCACTGTCTGGCCAATTTGAGCCTGGCCTAAAAGGACATCTTCGTAGGTAAATACATTTTTCCGGTCCCAGCCGGGGATCGGCTCCGTAGTAACGGCGCCTCTGCCATCCCTGGCGGGTCTGGAGCCCGAGGCGAGAACCACTATATCGGGTTTTTCTTTTGAAAGGATATCGTCAATGTTTTCTGCAGTGATTTCCGCGTTAAATTTGACTTTCACATCAAATTTTTGCATCTGCCGGTCGAGATAGTCGAGAAAGGTTTGGGGTAAATTATGATTGAGAATTTTCTTGATCAGCCGTGCCTGTCCTCCGACTTCATCATTTTTTTCGTACACAAGGACATTATGCCCCCTCTGGGCTGCCGTTACAGCACACTGCATACCAGCCGGACCGGCACCTACGATGAGCACATTCCTGCGGTGCGAGGCCTTCTGGAATGTCCAGCTGCCCCAGCGCATCTCTTCACCTGCCGCGGGATTCACCGTACACCGTATGCCATTGGTTGTAGCGCGGTTAAAGGATCTTGCCACACAACCCTGGTTGCAGTAAATGCAGGGAGCGATATCCTCTTCCTTGCCTTCGAGGGCCTTTCGCGGGAAGTGAGGATCTGCTATCAGGGTCCTGGCGAGATAGACATAGTCACATTTGCCCTCCGCAATCATCCGGTCAGCAAGACCTGGATCGTTGATCTTTGCCGAAACAGAGACGGG
Coding sequences within it:
- a CDS encoding electron transfer flavoprotein subunit alpha/FixB family protein, whose amino-acid sequence is MTGEVWSFLEVEKGHLADTAFKAAAEASRTARTFGLDPCGILFGIDDPENVESLHMSGLKRLYLFKAKEALTAEIIAHSIARYADAKHPEFLLFAHTPLGAEIGARVAVSLHRGLITNCTDLEIEADGPVARKPICGGKADVIMAWDTPPPRLATINLSALEDVRTKQAVKPEIITEHVNMTVPRLEFIREWEVDPAELDLAEARIVIGVGKGVKPDYMDTVHKLARLLKAVVGGTRIAVFAGMIPPQRLIGTTGKWLSSDLYIAIGISGAPQHVMGIKGAKRIIAVDISKDASIFQHVKLGILADLYEVIPQLIDLIEKEKDKA
- a CDS encoding FAD-dependent oxidoreductase; the protein is MAEYKHLFTPIKLGSLILKNRIVSAPSGSQVADPVTFMVTDRAKAYYEEKACGGAALVGLVTSSVDEKADYFPANNFALWTDDIIPGLKELTEVCHKHDSKFMVQISHPGIHSLCHVQVDEVPVAPSQIPAIEVPNQISKELTKKEIWEIQDKFARAAERCVKAGVDAVEIMCAHDKLGSAFFSPLSNKRTDEYGGSVENRVRFAMEVFAKVRDAVGRDFPIGARMNVMELEPGGLTLEDGIEMARMLEAAGYIDWLGTVMATYKSIAFECSPFCANLEPGWAGEFSRKVKAAVKVPVSVSAKINDPGLADRMIAEGKCDYVYLARTLIADPHFPRKALEGKEEDIAPCIYCNQGCVARSFNRATTNGIRCTVNPAAGEEMRWGSWTFQKASHRRNVLIVGAGPAGMQCAVTAAQRGHNVLVYEKNDEVGGQARLIKKILNHNLPQTFLDYLDRQMQKFDVKVKFNAEITAENIDDILSKEKPDIVVLASGSRPARDGRGAVTTEPIPGWDRKNVFTYEDVLLGQAQIGQTVLIVDELADRITPGLAEMLAEQGKTVEVLTRWSHLSPNLHIWLDEHFAMGQLDLLGVKIMPYSWVKEITDSGADCYNIHSGREFDIKANTIVLATMKYSNTALQELFENRGVECHLIGDARAPRWIMNATHDGYKLGREL